A window of the Trichoderma asperellum chromosome 6, complete sequence genome harbors these coding sequences:
- the EGT1 gene encoding Ergothioneine biosynthesis protein 1, whose amino-acid sequence MPAVREPVLLAQQPSSDETMALKAVDLATVKALDIIDIQNARVEINLKDEILSQMNPEQGPRTLPTLLLYDERGLQLFEDITYLDEYYLTNYEIELLKKSSAEIASKIPEGAMVVELGSGNLRKVCLLLQAFEDAKKSIDYFALDLSQTELERTLAEVPAFEYVTCRGLLGTYDDGREWLKQEALLDRPKCIVHLGSSIGNFNRDEAADFLKSFAEGLQPADLMIVGVDSCQNPDKVYHAYNDSKGITHQFVLNGLAHANEILGDEVFNVEDWHVTGEYVYDIDGGRHQAFVSPLEISSVLGHIIKPHERIKIEQSFKYSELGIEKLWKTAGLDEVAKWSKNGEYGLHMLKKAKLPFTRLPELYAKEALPTWSDWESLWAAWDTVTRKMLPDEELNEKPIKLRNACIFYLGHIPAFLDIQLKKTTGAGGTEPVYFHSIFERGIDPDVDNPEHCHVHSEIPDEWPSLEDILKYQDAVRERLRKLYANKDQLDKDVRRAIWVGFEHEVLHVETLLYMLLQSDKTLPPPHTVDPDFPKIAQKAYAARVPNQWFDIPEQVITIGMDDPEDELDPRRHLGWDNEKPARQQKVHAFQAKGRAITNEEYAKYLYSSHIKDLPASWSIIPPNYHHNTNATTVGKPILSELPESFIHDKAVRTVYGLVPLRYALDWPVFASYDELSGCASWMGGRIPTMEEAESIYAYAEKQKDIAKQSKLVNKVPAVNGHLVNDGVQETPPSTTPPSSLFVDLSNSNTGFLHWHPVPVTPNGGSLAGQAELGGVWEWTSTVLRPHEGFTPMGLYPLYTTDFFDEKHNVVLGGSWATHPRVAGRKSFVNWYQRNYLYPWAGARLVRDI is encoded by the exons ATGCCAGCTGTCAGGGAGCCCGTCCTCCTTGCGCAGCAGCCCTCCTCAGACGAAACCATGGCCCTAAAGGCCGTCGACCTCGCTACGGTAAAGGCGCTGGACATCATCGACATCCAAAATGCGCGTGTCGAGATCAATCTCAAGGACGAGATCCTCTCACAGATGAACCCCGAGCAGGGTCCTCGCACGCTGCCCACGCTGCTTCTATACGACGAGAGAGGACTGCAGCTATTTGAAGAT ATCACATATCTGGACGAATATTACTTGACAAACTACGAGATCGAGTTGTTGAAGAAGTCGTCGGCGGAAATCGCCAGCAAGATTCCTGAGGGGGCCATGGTGGTGGAGTTGGGCAGCGG AAATCTTCGAAAAGTCTGTCTGTTGCTGCAGGCGTTTGAAGACGCAAAGAAGAGCATCGACTACTTTGCGCTGGATCTGTCTCAGACCGAGCTGGAGCGCACGCTGGCAGAAGTGCCCGCGTTCGAATACGTGACCTGCCGCGGTTTGCTCGGTACATACGACGATGGCCGCGAATGGCTCAAGCAGGAGGCGCTCCTGGATCGACCAAAGTGCATTGTGCACCTTGGCTCAAGTATTG GCAACTTTAATCGCGACGAGGCGGCCGATTTTCTCAAGTCATTTGCAGAGGGGCTGCAGCCCGCAGATCTGATGATTGTGGGCGTCGACTCATGTCAAAACCCCGACAAGGTCTA TCATGCATACAACG ACAGCAAGGGAATCACACACCA ATTTGTCCTCAATGGACTCGCTCACGCCAACGAGATTCTCGGCGATGAAGTATTCAACGTCGAGGATTGGCACGTCACCGGCGAGTATGTCTATGACATCGACGGTGGCCGCCATCAGGCATTTGTTTCGCCCCTTGAAATCTCCTCGGTTCTTGGTCACATCATCAAGCCGCATGAGCGCATCAAGATTGAGCAGAGCTTCAAGTACTCAGAGCTGGGTATTGAGAAGTTGTGGAAGACGGCTGGCCTCGACGAGGTTGCGAAATGGAGCAAAAATGGTGAATATG GGCTTCACATGctgaaaaaagcaaaattgcCCTTCACCAGGCTCCCTGAGCTTTATGCCAAGGAGGCTCTGCCTACCTGGTCTGACTGGGAGAGTCTCTGGGCGGCGTGGGATACCGTCACCAGGAAGATGCTCCCCGATGAAGAGCTCAACGAGAAGCCAATCAAGCTGCGTAACGCATGCATTTTCTACCTCGGCCACATTCCAGCCTTCCTCGACAttcagctgaagaagacgacagGAGCTGGTGGAACAGAGCCTGTCTATTTCCATTCCATCTTTGAGAGAGGCATTGACCCCGACGTCGACAACCCCGAACACTGCCACGTCCACTCTGAAATTCCAGATGAGTGGCCTTCCCTGGAGGATATCTTGAAGTATCAAGACGCTGTTCGCGAAAGACTTCGCAAACTTTACGCCAACAAAGATCAGCTGGATAAGGACGTCCGCCGCGCTATTTGGGTCGGATTCGAGCACGAGGTTCTTCACGTTGAGACTCTGCTTTATATGCTGTTGCAGAGCGACAAGACTCTTCCGCCGCCACACACGGTGGATCCAGATTTCCCAAAGATTGCCCAAAAGGCATACGCCGCGCGCGTACCAAACCAGTGGTTTGATATTCCCGAACAGGTGATTACTATCGGCATGGACGATCCCGAGGACGAGCTCGACCCACGACGTCATCTTGGATG GGATAACGAGAAGCCTGCAAGGCAACAAAAAGTCCATGCTTTCCAGGCAAAGGGAAGAGCCATCACCAACGAAGAG TACGCCAAATATCTCTATTCATCTCACATCAAGGACCTCCCGGCTTCTTGGTCCATCATTCCTCCCAACTATCACCACAACACCAACGCCACCACAGTCGGAAAGCCCATTCTCAGCGAGCTTCCCGAGAGCTTTATTCACGACAAAGCTGTGCGCACAGTCTATGGACTTGTGCCCCTGAGATACGCTCTAGACTGGCCCGTGTTTGCCTCGTATGACGAACTCTCTGGGTGCGCTTCCTGGATGGGCGGCAGAATTCCGACCATGGAAGAGGCCGAAAGCATTTATGCGTAcgcagagaagcagaaggacATTGCGAAGCAGAGCAAGTTAGTTAATAAGGTTCCAGCAGTTAATGG ACACCTAGTCAATGACGGTGTTCAAGAAACACCCCCATCGACTACTcccccctcctctctctttgtcgATCTCAGTAACTCCAATACCGGCTTCCTCCACTGGCACCCTGTTCCTGTAACTCCCAACGGCGGTTCTCTcgctggccaagctgagcTTGGTGGCGTCTGGGAATGGACAAGCACAGTCCTGCGCCCGCATGAGGGATTTACTCCCATGGGTCTTTACCCTCTCTACACGACTGACTTCTTTGACGAGAAGCACAACGTCGTGTTGGGCGGATCATGGGCAACGCACCCGCGTGTAGCTGGTAGAAAGAGTTTTGTC
- a CDS encoding uncharacterized protein (EggNog:ENOG41~TransMembrane:7 (o45-68i110-130o150-176i188-210o222-241i253-270o282-299i)), with protein sequence MDMNAAWLSGPIQLHSSRTFECDELTAEQCDWYKQRWHFWYIADYVFALPTVAFFMCAIGIFIIGHVVSQILAYRRFRGPLMSQKLIASIRYISYRGFHVKSLQWNSAPVGILLLGLAGTIFFFCMDLIPQPYYWPSEIYGNSPALATRSGWMGLACMPFIFATASKANWITLFTGVSYERLQVFHRWISYAFFVLALLHTFPFIVYHIRWHDMEKHFASNLVFYWTGIVALLFQAWLTFASHSTIRNLGYEFFKMTHLFAVVIFMVMFFWHCGYTLTSWDYFIATAAVYVPCYAYPWLRTCFKYGINSKARIFVEDNGFIRITIPANFYWRPGQHCFLRFTSFGFLHALSPHPFTICSSPLEKPNEQSELTFYIRPEKGLTARLYQYGLEKPGGSVSVLVDGPYGGINMQRYQDSDHLLVISGGSGAGWCLPFIEKVAKHRLILADEEQGQVVCADSKGAFGAKRWGNRRSPRPLSLRVILATRDASCRTWFLRAVSELLSKYSETSSSSNADMRAEVYLTEKATHTTDLESKLAKDPTLKASVSSADKNDIREKRHNIDVLEREFEGRPQLPRIVQEAASVAQAGQSLSVFVCGPKTMQNDVRNAVAKENLKIVQGSKISSVYLHTEHFSWA encoded by the exons ATGGACATGAACGCGGCGTGGCTCTCTGGGCCTATACAGCTACATTCAAGTCGTACATTTGAGTGCGATGAGCTCACTGCAGAGCAATGCGACTGGTATAAGCAGCGTTGGCACTTTTG GTATATCGCCGATTATGTTTTTGCATTGCCAACGGTGGCATTTTTCATGTGCGCCATTGGTATTTTTATCATTGGTCATGTTGTATCGCAGATTCTGGCATATCGAAGATTCAGAGGACCTCTGATGTCGCAAAAACTAATAGCAAGTATTCGATATATATCGTATCGCGGCTTTCATGTGAAGTCATTACAGTGGAACTCGGCTCCGGTTGGTATTTTACTGCTGGGACTTGCTGGtaccatcttctttttct GTATGGACTTGATTCCACAGCCTTATTACTGGCCAAGCGAGATTTACGGCAATTCACCAGCACTGGCTACTAGATCTGGATGGATGGGTCTGGCATGTATGCCATTTATATT TGCAACTGCGAGTAAGGCCAATTGGATTACATTGTTTACGGGAGTCTCTTACGAGAGACTACAAGTATTTCATAGATGGATATCCTATGCTTTCTTTGTTCTCGCACTCTTACATACGTTTCCATTCATTGTGTACCACATTCGGTGGCATGACATGGAAAAGCATTTTGCTTCGAATCTTGTATTCTACTGGACCGGCATCGTTGCACTCCTTTTTCAGGCGTGGCTTACCTTTGCGTCCCACAGTACAATCAG AAATCTTGGGTACGAGTTCTTCAAAATGACACATTTATTTGCTGTTGTCATATTCATGGTGATGTTCTTTTGGCACTGCGGCTATACTCTCACCTCATG GGACTATTTCATCGCCACTGCAGCTGTCTACGTTCCTTGTTACGCCTATCCATGGCTTCGGACTTGCTTCAAGTATGGCATCAACTCGAAGGCTCGGATTTTTGTGGAAGACAATGGCTTCATTCGCATCACAATTCCCGCAAACTTCTACTGGAGACCAGGACAGCATTGTTTCCTACGTTTTACAAGCTTTGGCTTTTTGCATGCCCTCTCTCCTCATCCCTTTACCATCTGTTCCTCGCCTCTAGAGAAGCCAAACGAACAGTCCGAGCTTACCTTTTACATTCGACCTGAAAAGGGGCTGACTGCCAGACTATACCAATATGGTCTAGAAAAGCCCGGTGGTTCAGTATCCGTTCTTGTCGACGGACCATACGGAGGTATCAATATGCAGAGATATCAAGACAGCGATCATCTTCTTGTCATTTCAGGTGGCTCAGGAGCTGGCTGGTGCTTGCCATTCATTGAGAAAGTTGCTAAACACCGTTTAATATTGGCTGACGAAGAACAGGGCCAAGTTGTGTGCGCTGATAGTAAAGGAGCCTTTGGGGCCAAACGCTGGGGTAACCGCCGCAGCCCTAGGCCCCTTTCCTTGCGTGTCATCCTGGCAACTCGAGATGCTAGCTGCCGTACATGGTTCCTACGAGCTGTAAGCGAGCTGCTATCGAAGTACTCAGAAACTAGTTCATCATCCAATGCGGATATGCGAGCTGAAGTCTACCTGACCGAAAAAGCGACACACACGACAGATCTGGAGAGCAAACTTGCAAAGGATCCTACTTTAAAGGCATCTGTCTCATCAGCAGACAAGAATGATATTCGAGAAAAGAGACACAATATCGATGTACTTGAGAGAGAATTTGAGGGCCGTCCCCAACTACCTCGGATTGTCCAAGAGGCAGCTAGTGTCGCGCAAGCCGGCCAATCTCTCAGTGTGTTCGTTTGCGGTCCAAAAACGATGCAGAACGATGTACGAAATGCTGTCGCCAAGGAAAATTTGAAAATTGTTCAAGGTTCCAAAATCAGTTCAGTGTACTTACACACGGAGCATTTTTCATGGGCATGA
- a CDS encoding uncharacterized protein (EggNog:ENOG41): MPIGNLGWEEDEVPFISLERGIATHVYAAFEPSLKDSRLANPYSDTIKPWATSKVEVERLWKLSEKLVGQEFAY, translated from the exons ATGCCCATCGGAAATTTGGgatgggaagaagatgaagtccCATTCATATCCCTTGAGAGGGGTATCGCCACTCACGTCTATGCGGCTTTTGAGCCCAGTTTGAAAG ATTCTCGTCTCGCAAACCCGTACTCGGACACTATTAAGCCATGGGCTACGAGCAAGGTAGAAGTAGAGCGTCTCTGGAAATTGAGTGAGAAGCTTGTTGGACAGGAATTTGCGTACTGA
- a CDS encoding uncharacterized protein (BUSCO:EOG092D2N6K), with product MAKESDAAVAQPIPTELPLRTQPNDSTFDIVATYRDLLASDPDLTKPVAAIESLIALLNTVPSTTVYETLDTVKSHSDLLKASVENPLPLQAGTDLFLQYLVSSLKQQDGSFDAVRQHLLRNGRLFASRAIAARNGIAEAGWRFVREGKCVLTHGASRSVTGLLERAAKNSEGKFRVVYVRDEVRAEESDRVVKELRSKGIPVAEIPEAAVAHVMGLLRQVHMVFVGAEAVTQNGGIISRIGTFQVAKLASQAKIPFYVAAETHKFVRKFPLDQRDIGYQQEVLDFSATESSKQPKDAVDYTPPELISNLVTENGVHLPGYVFEQLLDIYGSLNG from the exons ATGGCGAAAGAATCAGACGCTG CCGTCGCGCAGCCCATCCCGACTGAGCTTCCGTTGCGAACGCAGCCCAACGATTCCACCTTCGA CATCGTCGCCACGTACAGAGACCTCCTCGCCTCCGATCCCGACCTCACAAAACCCGTCGCCGCCATCGAGTCCCTCATCGCCCTCCTCAACACCGTCCCCTCCACCACCGTATACGAGACGCTCGACACCGTAAAGTCCCATTCCGACCTCCTCAAGGCCTCTGTCGAGAACCCGCTGCCCCTCCAGGCGGGAACCGACCTCTTCCTCCAGTATCTTGTCTCGTCGCTCAAGCAGCAGGACGGCAGCTTCGACGCCGTACGGCAGCACCTGTTACGCAATGGACGCCTGTTTGCGAGTAGGGCCATCGCAGCCAGGAATGGCATTGCGGAAGCGGGGTGGAGGTTCGTCCGGGAGGGCAAATGCGTGCTGACACACGGAGCGTCGAGATCAGTGACGGGTCTGCTGGAGCGGGCGGCAAAGAACAGCGAGGGCAAGTTCCGAGTCGTCTACGTGCGGGACGAGGTGCGCGCTGAGGAGAGCGATCGCGTGGTCAAGGAGCTGCGAAGCAAGGGAATCCCCGTCGCGGAGATCCCagaggcggcggtggcacATGTCATGGGTCTGTTGCGACAGGTTCACATGGTGTTTGTGGGCGCCGAGGCTGTGACCCAGAACGGTGGTATTATTTCTCGCATTGGCACTTTCCAGGTTGCCAAGCTGGCCTCACAAGCCAAGATACCATTCTACGTCGCCGCCGAGACACACAAGTTTGTGCGCAAGTTTCCTCTGGACCAGAGGGACATTGGATATCAGCAGGAGGTGCTGGATTTCTCGGCTACGGAATCAAGCAAGCAGCCCAAGGATGCTGTTGACTACACG CCCCCGGAGCTCATCTCAAACTTGGTCACAGAAAATGGCGTTCACTTGCCCGGATATGTATTCGAGCAGCTTCTTGATATATATGGCAGCTTAAACGGCTGA
- a CDS encoding uncharacterized protein (EggNog:ENOG41), with amino-acid sequence MYRCNKATSLNYQIMAMETITTSGKSVRGLPRDVSPASSSQSSQHAYSIDSRSNMSTAPSSRGSSPDAKKDTRSSPRCRSKRNFKHTTPAWNLMFQPRSYEDIYSERAYLTASLQMHSLKAIELIHQYSLIEEELHAKEHIGKQRRKLRKQMSFIKVKLAEAARQEKAILIRLGELQMEQLGRDTWDQVQQRRMFYSSAPSSTPRTTSFNATSKEFVPSEIQSVNLPAHTQPCSSEMAKPRVLDTVVEVQEGGEDAVDGISSNSETETELKPETDTECKDLCNHGLEYTYKKCDNATETSQLRPSHVRESLSSCLEEKRMSLPTLSFVWPSA; translated from the coding sequence ATGTATCGCTGTAACAAAGCTACGTCTCTCAACTATCAGATAATGGCTATGGAAACAATTACGACTTCTGGGAAATCGGTTCGAGGACTTCCCCGAGATGTCtctccagcatcatcatctcaatCTTCTCAACATGCATACTCAATCGACTCCCGTTCAAATATGTCAACAGCACCCTCTTCAAGAGGGAGCTCCCCTGATGCTAAAAAGGACACCAGAAGTAGCCCTCGCTGCAGAAGCAAGCGCAACTTTAAGCATACGACGCCGGCTTGGAATCTCATGTTCCAGCCTCGATCCTACGAAGATATTTACTCTGAACGAGCATATCTCACGGCTTCCCTCCAGATGCACTCACTCAAAGCGATCGAATTAATACAccaatattctttaatagaagaagagctgCATGCTAAGGAGCACATCGGAAAACAGAGACGGAAGCTTCGCAAACAAATGAGTTTCATCAAAGTAAAATTGGCCGAGGCGGCTCGCCAAGAGAAAGCAATCCTTATAAGGCTAGGCGAATTGCAGATGGAGCAACTAGGGAGAGACACTTGGGACCAGGTACAGCAGCGTAGGATGTTTTACTCATCAGCGCCATCGTCCACGCCCCGGACGACATCGTTTAACGCAACTTCGAAAGAATTCGTTCCGTCTGAAATTCAATCTGTGAATTTACCGGCACATACTCAGCCCTGTTCATCTGAAATGGCCAAACCCAGAGTGCTTGACACAGTAGTTGAAGTACAAGAAGGGGGCGAAGATGCCGTGGATGGTATTTCTAGTAATAGCGAAACGGAAACCGAATTGAAGCCAGAGACTGATACCGAGTGCAAAGATTTATGCAATCATGGCCTGGAGTACACGTACAAAAAATGCGACAATGCGACAGAGACTTCGCAGCTGCGTCCGTCCCACGTGAGAGAAAGTCTATCGTCGTGTCTTGAGGAGAAGCGTATGAGTCTTCCGACCCTCAGCTTCGTTTGGCCAAGCGCTTGA